Part of the Streptomyces sp. WMMC500 genome is shown below.
TGGTGTACTGCCGGGCGCACTCGTACCTGTGCGCACGCACCCACCTGGACGAGCGCCGGCTGCTCGCGCTCGACCCGGACGCGGACGTCGCGGGCGTACGGGCCGCGCTGCGCGCGGTGGAGGAGCTGGGCTGCGGCGGTGCGCGGGCCGGCCAGGCGGCCGGGGACGACGTCGGGCGGCGCTTCCGCTGGCTCGTCGCGCCGCGCAGCACGGTGGTGCAGCCGGGGCCGGTGCACTCGGGCCTGACCGAGGACCCCGGGGCGGAGGCGGAGCGGCTGCTGGGGCTGCTGGTGCGCGTACCCGCGTGACACGTCGTACGGGCCGGCGCGAACCCGCGTACGGGCACCACCGGCGGTGCCCCGTTGACAGGGCGGGGCCGGACTTCTAGCGTCACCTGCCTACGTACTAAGCGGTTGCTCACCGATCGTCGGGCGCCACCCCGGCCCCAGCCAGCGCGAGGAGAACACCAGGATGTCCACCACCGGAAGGGTCGCGATCGTCACCGGCGGCGCGCGCGGTATCGGCGCCGCCACCGCCGTCCGCCTGGCCCGCGAGGGGCGCGCCGTCGCCGTGCTCGACCTCGACGAGGGCGCCTGCGCGGAGACCGTCGGGAAGGTCACCGCCGCCGGCGGCACCGCCCTGGCCGTCGGCTGCGACGTCTCCGACGCCGCCGCCGTCGAGGCCGCCGTCGCCCGCGTCCACGCCGAGCTCGGCCCGCCCGTCATCCTGGTCAACAACGCCGGCGTGCTCCGCGACAACCTGCTGTTCAAGATGAGCGAGGACGACTGGGACACGGTCATGAACGTGCACCTGCGCGGCGCGTTCCTGATGTCCCGGGCCTGCCAGAAGCACATGGTCGACGCCGGCTTCGGCCGTATCGTCAACCTCTCCAG
Proteins encoded:
- a CDS encoding DUF3037 domain-containing protein, with translation MSGREVFEYALLRVVPRIERGEQINAGVLVYCRAHSYLCARTHLDERRLLALDPDADVAGVRAALRAVEELGCGGARAGQAAGDDVGRRFRWLVAPRSTVVQPGPVHSGLTEDPGAEAERLLGLLVRVPA
- the fabG gene encoding 3-oxoacyl-ACP reductase FabG, with the translated sequence MSTTGRVAIVTGGARGIGAATAVRLAREGRAVAVLDLDEGACAETVGKVTAAGGTALAVGCDVSDAAAVEAAVARVHAELGPPVILVNNAGVLRDNLLFKMSEDDWDTVMNVHLRGAFLMSRACQKHMVDAGFGRIVNLSSSSALGNRGQVNYSAAKAGLQGFTKTLAHELGKFGVTANAVAPGFIATEMTAQTAARVGMDFADFQAAAASQIPVRRVGQTEDVAGAIAFFAGDDAGFVSGQVLYVAGGPLD